ACTAAAAGCAATTTAAGGGATAATAATCACTGAAAAAATGGCACTTTTGACAGGAATTTTTGATAAAGGCAAGAAAATACATTCCTTTGTTGTTTGTTTGTAGGAAATTATGTTAAAATAGTATGGACAATAAACGAAGAGGAGAATAGTCATGGAATCACATTTGGTGAGAATTATCAATCGTCTTGAGTTAATGACAACTGATAGTAGTAATCTTAAACGTAATTTTGAACGTGATGGTGTCGTTGTGGCAGAAGTGTCATTCAGCAATGACCCTGAAAATGGTCCAGTTTTCACTTTGCGTGATGTTGAAGCGCGTGAGTCTTACTCATTTGATAGCATCGATTTAATCGCAATGGAAATTTACGACCTTCTTTACTAAAATAAAGAAAAATTCAGGACAGAGTATAAGGTTTTTGTAAAGCCCTGTTTAAGTGTGGTTTCAACGTTTTCTTATATTGCTATTTTGAATTGCAAAAAGTTCGCAAACTGTGAGCTTTTTATTTTTTTGTTTATTAAAATGCTAGAAATGCTGTTATATCAAGTGTTTACGCCTGTTTTTAGAAAAATGAATTATTGGTATTTTTATTCAATCTGTGTTATAATTAATTGATTATTGCTTATAGGAGAAATAAATGGATTTTTCATTTTTACCAAAATATTGGGCTTATTTTAACTATGGTGTCCTTGTAACTATTATGATTTCAGCATGTGTTGTTTTCTTTGGGACGATCATTGGTATATTGGTTGCTTTAGTTAAACGTACAAATATAAAAATTTTAAATTGGATTGCTAGTTTTTACGTTTGGGTCTTTCGTGGGACTCCAATGGTCGTTCAAATCATGATTGCCTTTGCTTGGATGCACTTTAATAATGCGCCAATCGTTGGCTTTGGTGTTCTTGATCTTGATTTTTCACGTTTGCTTCCAGGTATCATTATTATTTCGTTAAATAGCGGAGCTTATATTTCTGAAATCGTTCGTGCTGGTATCGAAGCAGTGCCAAAAGGACAGCTTGAAGCGGCGTATTCGCTTGGTATTCGCCCATTCAATGCAATGCGTTATGTCATTTTGCCGCAAGCCTTCAAAAATATCTTACCAGCACTCGGTAATGAATTTATCACCATTATCAAAGATAGTTCACTTCTTCAAACTATCGGTGTTATGGAATTGTGGAATGGTGCCCAATCGGTCGTAACAGCAACATATTTACCAATCACACCGTTGTTATTTGCTGCATTCTACTACCTCATGGTGACAACTGTGATGTCATTCTTAGTGAAACGACTTGAAAAACGCATGGGAAACGGAGGTAGCAACTAATGTCAGAAACGCTTATTTCAATTAAAGGGCTTCATAAAAATTTCGGAAAAAATGAAGTGCTAAAAGGAATTGACCTTGATATTAAATCTGGTGAAGTGGTTGTTATCATTGGACCTTCAGGGTCAGGAAAATCAACATTTCTTCGTACAATGAACTTACTTGAAACACCAACAAAAGGTGTGATTACTTTTGAAGATGTTGATATTACAGATAAGAAAAATGATATTTTCAAAATGCGTGAAAAAATGGGAATGGTTTTCCAACAGTTCAATCTTTTCCCAAATATGACGGTACTTGAAAATATCACATTATCACCAGTCAAAACAAAAGGTGTTTCTAAAGCGGAAGCAGAAGCAAAAGCCTATGATTTGCTAGATAAAGTTGGACTTCGCGACAAAGCAGATGCTTATCCAGCTAGTTTGTCAGGTGGTCAACAACAACGTATCGCGATTGCGCGTGGACTTGCTATGGATCCAGATGTCTTGCTCTTTGACGAACCAACATCAGCGCTTGACCCAGAAATGGTTGGTGAAGTGCTTGGTGTTATGCAAGATTTGGCGAAATCTGGGATGACAATGGCGATTGTTACCCATGAAATGGGATTTGCACGTGAAGTAGCTGACCGTGTTATCTTCATGGACGGAGGTGTCATTGTTGAACAAGGAACGCCAGAAGAAGTTTTTGAACAAACCAAAGAAGCTCGTACAAAAGATTTCTTGAGTAAAGTTTTATAATAGAATAAAAAAACCTCGGTTAAGTGAATAAACTCAATTGAGGTTTTTTTGTTCTGGAAGAAGTTGAATATAGGTAAAAACGGATATTTAATTAGATTAAAATGAGTGTAATTTTATATATTAAGTACACTTAATTTTTAGAATTTAGTTATTTTTAAAAAATGTAAATAATTGAAATAAGAATGAAAACGTCTATATTATAATGATTCTAAATAGACAAATATCTTATTTAGAACAATTATAATTAATTGAATAATTAAAGAAAAAATTAATTTTTATAGAAAATTTGCTCTATTTTTATGATATAATGAATCGGTCGGAAGGTCAAATGTTTTATCAAAAAATTACGAGGAGGTCAAGAATTTTGATTTTGCAAAATGCTAAAGTTGATATTCCCTACACAGTCGTTAGTATTGATTTGCCTGATAAAAGTGTTCGGCATTTATCAAACTTAGGGTTAAAAGTTGGTGCTTCGTTAAAAGTCGTTTCAAAAACATCAACCAGTGCAATTGTCATGCTTAAGTCAAGTCGTTTGGCATTTGATCAGTCAATTTTAAATCATATTGATGTTACTGAAGAAGAAGGAGAACTTGAAACTTTGCCCCTTTCAGAGTTGAAAGTTGGAGAATTTGCTTATGTGGATGGTATTTATGTTATTAATGAAGCAAAACGTCGTCTTATGGATATGGGATTAACACGCCATACCAAAGTTTACCTTCGTAAAGTAGCGCCATTAGGAGACCCTATCGAAATTAGTTTACGTGGTTACGAGTTAACCTTACGTAAATCAGAAGCGCAGATGATTAGTGTTGTGAAAGTAGATAGTGAGAAGAAAAAATGACAGAGATAGCCTTAATTGGGAATCCGAATAGCGGAAAAACAAGTCTCTTTAATTTATTGACAGGAACAAGTCAACGTGTTGGTAACTGGCCTGGTGTTACTGTTGAACGAAAAAGTGGTACAGTTAAAAAGCACAGTGATTGGAAAGTGCAAGACTTACCAGGGATTTACTCAATGTCACCTTATACGCCAGAGGAAAAAGTGGCGCGTGACTATTTGTTGAGTAATCATGCGGACAGTATTCTTAATGTTGTTGATGCGACAAACTTGGAACGTAACCTTTATTTGACAACGCAGTTGATTGAAACAGGTATTCCCGTGACCGTTGCGCTTAACATGAGCGATGCCCTCAAAGGTCAAGGAAAAACGATTAATATCGATAAACTTTCTTATCAACTTGGTGTTCCAGTTGTTTCTACTAGTGCTGTTAAAAATATGGGCATTGAGAAAGCTGTTAAAAAAGCAGCTCATACTACTAAAGAAAACGTTGATACCATTCAATATCCTACTTATAGTGATAAATTTGAAGCGGCAATTAAACAAATTATTGATATTTTAGGTGATATAGTTCTAGAACGTTCTGCACGTTTTTATGCTATTAAACTTTTTGAACGTGATGCTTTGGTTCAAAATGAAGTAGAATTGTCAGAATTTCAAAAAGGTGAAATCAATGAAGTGATTAAAATCACCGAAGAAATTTTCACAGAGGATTCTGAATCTATCGTTATCAATGAACGTTATGAATTTATCGAACGTGTGGCTAAAATGGCACAGAACCAAGATAGCAATTTCAAGATGACGATTTCAGATAAAATCGACCGTGTCGTAACAAACCGTATTTTGGCATTGCCGATTTTTGCGGTAGTCACGTTCTTGGTTTATTACCTATCTATTCAAACAGTCGGAATAATGTGGACAGACTGGGTGAATGATGTTCTCTTTGGTGATTTAGTGCCAAATTGGGTACAAACTGGTCTAGATTACTTGCATGTATCTGGTTGGTTAGAATCATTGATTATTGACGGAATCGTTGCAGGGGTTGGTACGGTTCTTGGTTTCTTACCACAAATCTTTGTTCTATTTATCTGTTTGGGTATTTTAGAAGATATTGGTTACATGAGCCGTATTGCTTTTGTCATGGACCGTATGTTCCGACGCTTCGGGTTGTCAGGAAAATCTTTCATTCCGATGTTGATTGCGACAGGGTGTGGTGTGCCTGCGATTATGGCAAGTCGTACCATTGAAAATGAACGTGACCGTCGTATTACCATTATGACAGCAACGTTCATGCCATGTTCAGCTAAATTGGAAATTATCGCTTTGATTGCGGGAGCATTTTTCCCAGATAATCCATTTGTTGCGCCATCTACATATTTCATCGGTTTCTTGACAATTATTTTATCAGGGATTGCGCTTAAGAAAACAAGTTTCCTTGGAAGCTACGTTAGTCCATTTATCATGGAATTGCCAGCTTATCATATGCCAAAAGTGTGGTCAGTATTACGTTATGCCTTTGGTAAAGCTATGAGCTTTGTAAAACGTGCTGGTACCATCATTTTCAGTTTGACGGTTATTATCTGGTTTATGTCATCTTATGATTTTGCTTTCCAAGCTGTTGATACGGAGCATTCAATCCTTGCTGCTCTTGGTAGAGCAATTGCTTGGATTTTCCAACCACTTGGTTTTGGTGACTGGAAAGCTACTGTTGCAGCTGCGACAGGGCTTGCAGCTAAAGAAGCCGTTGTTGGAACATTCGGTGTCTTGTATAATGACAGCACAACTAGTGGTTTGTATCATGCTTTGCAATTGGATTACACATCATTAGCAGCTTACTCATTCTTAACATTTAACCTGCTCTGTGCGCCATGTTTTGCTGCAATGGGTGCTATCAAACGTGAAATGGGAGATGCGAAGTGGACAATTGGTGCAATTGGCTTCCAAACAGGACTTGCTTATGTGGTTAGTTTGATTATCTATCAACTTGGACTTGTTGTTTTCTATGACAAAGACATCACATTCTGGACGATTGTAGCCATTATCTTGTTGATTGCTATTATTTACTTTATCGTTAGAAAACCAAGACAAGTTAAAGAAAAAGTGATTGCTTTGGATAATCTAGAAATGGCTGGAGAATAACGCTATGGCAACGATTATTATTGCTGCAATTATTGCATTTGCGGTGTTTATGGGCTTTCGTAGTTTCATCAAAGGAAAAGGTTCTTGTGGTGATTGTGATTGTAACTGCCCAGTCAAAGATGAAATGCATAAAACAGCAAAGTAAACTAATAAGAGAAAGCTTGCTCATTTTGGGCAAGCTTTTTGTAGGTATAAAAGACAGTATCGATAATATTTTAAAGAATTTT
This sequence is a window from Streptococcus macedonicus ACA-DC 198. Protein-coding genes within it:
- the glnP gene encoding ABC transporter membrane-spanning permease-glutamine transport; the protein is MDFSFLPKYWAYFNYGVLVTIMISACVVFFGTIIGILVALVKRTNIKILNWIASFYVWVFRGTPMVVQIMIAFAWMHFNNAPIVGFGVLDLDFSRLLPGIIIISLNSGAYISEIVRAGIEAVPKGQLEAAYSLGIRPFNAMRYVILPQAFKNILPALGNEFITIIKDSSLLQTIGVMELWNGAQSVVTATYLPITPLLFAAFYYLMVTTVMSFLVKRLEKRMGNGGSN
- the feoB gene encoding Ferrous iron transport protein B — translated: MTEIALIGNPNSGKTSLFNLLTGTSQRVGNWPGVTVERKSGTVKKHSDWKVQDLPGIYSMSPYTPEEKVARDYLLSNHADSILNVVDATNLERNLYLTTQLIETGIPVTVALNMSDALKGQGKTINIDKLSYQLGVPVVSTSAVKNMGIEKAVKKAAHTTKENVDTIQYPTYSDKFEAAIKQIIDILGDIVLERSARFYAIKLFERDALVQNEVELSEFQKGEINEVIKITEEIFTEDSESIVINERYEFIERVAKMAQNQDSNFKMTISDKIDRVVTNRILALPIFAVVTFLVYYLSIQTVGIMWTDWVNDVLFGDLVPNWVQTGLDYLHVSGWLESLIIDGIVAGVGTVLGFLPQIFVLFICLGILEDIGYMSRIAFVMDRMFRRFGLSGKSFIPMLIATGCGVPAIMASRTIENERDRRITIMTATFMPCSAKLEIIALIAGAFFPDNPFVAPSTYFIGFLTIILSGIALKKTSFLGSYVSPFIMELPAYHMPKVWSVLRYAFGKAMSFVKRAGTIIFSLTVIIWFMSSYDFAFQAVDTEHSILAALGRAIAWIFQPLGFGDWKATVAAATGLAAKEAVVGTFGVLYNDSTTSGLYHALQLDYTSLAAYSFLTFNLLCAPCFAAMGAIKREMGDAKWTIGAIGFQTGLAYVVSLIIYQLGLVVFYDKDITFWTIVAIILLIAIIYFIVRKPRQVKEKVIALDNLEMAGE
- a CDS encoding Ferrous iron transport protein A, encoding MILQNAKVDIPYTVVSIDLPDKSVRHLSNLGLKVGASLKVVSKTSTSAIVMLKSSRLAFDQSILNHIDVTEEEGELETLPLSELKVGEFAYVDGIYVINEAKRRLMDMGLTRHTKVYLRKVAPLGDPIEISLRGYELTLRKSEAQMISVVKVDSEKKK
- a CDS encoding Glutamine transport ATP-binding protein GlnQ, which encodes MSETLISIKGLHKNFGKNEVLKGIDLDIKSGEVVVIIGPSGSGKSTFLRTMNLLETPTKGVITFEDVDITDKKNDIFKMREKMGMVFQQFNLFPNMTVLENITLSPVKTKGVSKAEAEAKAYDLLDKVGLRDKADAYPASLSGGQQQRIAIARGLAMDPDVLLFDEPTSALDPEMVGEVLGVMQDLAKSGMTMAIVTHEMGFAREVADRVIFMDGGVIVEQGTPEEVFEQTKEARTKDFLSKVL